Proteins from a single region of Clupea harengus chromosome 5, Ch_v2.0.2, whole genome shotgun sequence:
- the ghrh gene encoding somatoliberin isoform X2 encodes MMERTALLALCCLLMPVSCSPLYPSLNFGHRATSISMSSMLEDPLQLPENDYSSSQTEEAVFRSGRHADAIFTNSYRKVLGQISARKFLKSVMGKRLGEEPEHFEKRQSGIYEDTFKQDLTAIQKEESYRGQQQDIQRLRHFQFPVFQRVFGKDWHDWSREAWS; translated from the exons ATGATGGAGAGGACTGCACTACTGGCTCTGTGCTGTCTGCTGATGCCTGTATCTTGTTCTCCTCTATATCCATCACTGAA TTTTGGACACAGAGCTACATCCATTTCAATGAGCTCTATGTTGGAAGACCCTCTGCAGCTGCCAGAAAACGATTATAGCTCCTCTCAGACAGAGGAAGCTGTGTTTAG ATCTGGAAGACATGCAGATGCCATCTTCACAAATAGCTACAGGAAAGTGTTGGGTCAGATCTCGGCCAGAAAGTTTCTTAAGTCAGTCATGGGAAAGAGACTAGG AGAGGAACCTgaacactttgagaaacgccaGTCAGGCATTTATGAGGACACCTTCAAACAGGACCTCACAGCCATCCAGAAGGAGGAGAGTTATCGGGGCCAGCAACAGGATATTCAGAGGCTCAG GCATTTTCAGTTTCCAGTTTTCCAGAGGGTCTTTGGAAAAGATTGGCACGATTGGTCGAGAGAAGCCTGGTCGTAA
- the ghrh gene encoding somatoliberin isoform X1, with amino-acid sequence MMERTALLALCCLLMPVSCSPLYPSLNFGHRATSISMSSMLEDPLQLPENDYSSSQTEEAVFRSGRHADAIFTNSYRKVLGQISARKFLKSVMGKRLGREEPEHFEKRQSGIYEDTFKQDLTAIQKEESYRGQQQDIQRLRHFQFPVFQRVFGKDWHDWSREAWS; translated from the exons ATGATGGAGAGGACTGCACTACTGGCTCTGTGCTGTCTGCTGATGCCTGTATCTTGTTCTCCTCTATATCCATCACTGAA TTTTGGACACAGAGCTACATCCATTTCAATGAGCTCTATGTTGGAAGACCCTCTGCAGCTGCCAGAAAACGATTATAGCTCCTCTCAGACAGAGGAAGCTGTGTTTAG ATCTGGAAGACATGCAGATGCCATCTTCACAAATAGCTACAGGAAAGTGTTGGGTCAGATCTCGGCCAGAAAGTTTCTTAAGTCAGTCATGGGAAAGAGACTAGG CAGAGAGGAACCTgaacactttgagaaacgccaGTCAGGCATTTATGAGGACACCTTCAAACAGGACCTCACAGCCATCCAGAAGGAGGAGAGTTATCGGGGCCAGCAACAGGATATTCAGAGGCTCAG GCATTTTCAGTTTCCAGTTTTCCAGAGGGTCTTTGGAAAAGATTGGCACGATTGGTCGAGAGAAGCCTGGTCGTAA